One Aegilops tauschii subsp. strangulata cultivar AL8/78 chromosome 7, Aet v6.0, whole genome shotgun sequence genomic window carries:
- the LOC109731721 gene encoding uncharacterized protein isoform X2 codes for MGHIADPAGAVVVGCKVLPIFNENGIVDGAVKKIVHRIDGKKAVARVKELLKWAAQARPYGSSNGVSGKKWKFLSFQGRDGGGAAAPVSKCDDDASSGSGSGGKLSFKWEAGSCSSASSVLYSPLSFASAPAGRTEQQTPSRGNGNYNYSYNGYASRLSSVSQKSSSSEACRMAQWITTDSDFVVLEL; via the exons ATGGGGCACATTGCTGATCCTGCGGGCGCCGTAGTCGTGGGCTGCAAAGTGCTGCCCATCTTCAACGAGAATGGCATTGTTGATGGCGCGGTGAAGAAGATCGTGCACAGGATCGACGGGAAGAAGGCGGTCGCCCGGGTGAAGGAGCTACTCAAGTGGGCCGCCCAGGCCAGGCCGTACGGCAGCAGCAACGGCGTCAGTGGGAAGAAATGGAAG TTTCTGAGCTTCCAGGGAAGGGATGGTGGTGGTGCTGCAGCACCGGTATCAAAGTGCGACGATGACGCGAGCTCCGGGTCCGGGTCCGGTGGCAAGCTGAGCTTCAAGTGGGAGGCGGGCAGCTGCTCGTCGGCGTCGTCGGTGCTGTACTCGCCGCTGTCGTTTGCGTCTGCGCCGGCCGGGAGGACGGAGCAGCAGACGCCGTCGAGGGGCAACGGGAACTACAACTACAGCTACAACGGGTACGCGTCGCGGCTGTCGTCGGTGAGCCAGAAGAGCTCGTCGTCGGAGGCGTGCCGGATGGCGCAGTGGATCACCACCGACTCAGACT TTGTGGTGCTGGAGCTATAG
- the LOC109731721 gene encoding uncharacterized protein isoform X1 — translation MGHIADPAGAVVVGCKVLPIFNENGIVDGAVKKIVHRIDGKKAVARVKELLKWAAQARPYGSSNGVSGKKWKQFLSFQGRDGGGAAAPVSKCDDDASSGSGSGGKLSFKWEAGSCSSASSVLYSPLSFASAPAGRTEQQTPSRGNGNYNYSYNGYASRLSSVSQKSSSSEACRMAQWITTDSDFVVLEL, via the exons ATGGGGCACATTGCTGATCCTGCGGGCGCCGTAGTCGTGGGCTGCAAAGTGCTGCCCATCTTCAACGAGAATGGCATTGTTGATGGCGCGGTGAAGAAGATCGTGCACAGGATCGACGGGAAGAAGGCGGTCGCCCGGGTGAAGGAGCTACTCAAGTGGGCCGCCCAGGCCAGGCCGTACGGCAGCAGCAACGGCGTCAGTGGGAAGAAATGGAAG CAGTTTCTGAGCTTCCAGGGAAGGGATGGTGGTGGTGCTGCAGCACCGGTATCAAAGTGCGACGATGACGCGAGCTCCGGGTCCGGGTCCGGTGGCAAGCTGAGCTTCAAGTGGGAGGCGGGCAGCTGCTCGTCGGCGTCGTCGGTGCTGTACTCGCCGCTGTCGTTTGCGTCTGCGCCGGCCGGGAGGACGGAGCAGCAGACGCCGTCGAGGGGCAACGGGAACTACAACTACAGCTACAACGGGTACGCGTCGCGGCTGTCGTCGGTGAGCCAGAAGAGCTCGTCGTCGGAGGCGTGCCGGATGGCGCAGTGGATCACCACCGACTCAGACT TTGTGGTGCTGGAGCTATAG